The DNA sequence GGTAGCGCCACCGGTTGAACGCCGCCGAAGCCGCGTTGCGGCCGCCGTCCCGCCGCTGCAGGACCTGCAGGCTCGCGGCCAGCTCCCCCATGGGGTCGGCCGCGGCGGCGAGGCCGACGCGGACGAGGTCCGGCAACGTCAGTTCGATGCGCACGATCCCCCCGGGTCTTTGCCCCTCCATCGGGTGAAGATCTCGTTCCGTTACACACCTGACCTGCGTTTTTGCCTCTCCGGGAAATCTTCTCGACGGGGACGGACGGGCCCTGAATGATGGCTTCAGAGACCGCTTTCGGGGGTTCGCGGTCTCGACGAGGGGGATTCGCCGGCACGTTCCAGCGCCGGGCCGCGACGGCCTGGCGCCGGTTGCCGCGCGCCTTCGTCGTCAGCACACCGATGATCCGAAAAGGGGAACGATGACGAAGATGAAGCGCCTGATGGTGACGGTCGCCGCGACCGCGGGCCTGTTCGGCCTGGTCGCCGTGCCGCAGGCCGGCGCCGCGCCCGCCGACGGCAAGGGCACCGCGGTCACGTCGCTCGGCCAGCTCAAGCTGCGCCCGGCGAAGGTGGCCGGCGTCCAGCAGAAGAAGTCGACGAACACGATGGCCGCCGCGGCCGTCGACCCGGGCCCGTACATCATCGAGTCCGCGGCCTTCGGCCGCTGCTGGGACGCCGACCTGAACACCATCAACGCCAACGGCACCAAGGTGCAGCTCTGGGACTGCAACGACACCGCCGCCAACCAGGCGTGGTGGCTGACGCAGAACCCGGAGGGCTACTACCGGTTCCAGAACTACCAGAGCGGCCGCTACCTGGACGCCGACG is a window from the Amycolatopsis sp. cg9 genome containing:
- a CDS encoding RICIN domain-containing protein, producing the protein MTKMKRLMVTVAATAGLFGLVAVPQAGAAPADGKGTAVTSLGQLKLRPAKVAGVQQKKSTNTMAAAAVDPGPYIIESAAFGRCWDADLNTINANGTKVQLWDCNDTAANQAWWLTQNPEGYYRFQNYQSGRYLDADANSIGKNGTKIQLWDFQAGGKNQWWSLTEIPEGYLRQQTPASPRYLTAEGSVGANGTKLQLWDFIAGGKSQWWF